ACACATATCCTCGCAACGGCTGAACGTTATTGTGATCGTTTTGTCATTCTTCATAATGGAGAGGTCAGGGCACATGGGACGCTTGAAGAGCTGCGAGAGCAGTTCAAGATGCCTGGAGCAACACTGGATGACCTGTATATCCAACTGACAAAGGAAGAAGTCTATGTTTAATCCGCAGCAATTATGGAAGGAGCGTTTCGGCACCTTTGCCAAGGAAACCGGAAGCTACCTGCGATACATCTTTAATGGCCATTTAGTGATTGTCGTACTGTTTTTATTAGGAACGGCGGCTTTTTACTATCAAGAATGGATTAAAACGCTTCAGCCCGATTTCCCGGCGGCATGGATCATCGCATTGATTCTTGCGTTCGTACTTACATACAGTCCAATCCAGACATTTTTGACCGAGGCGGATAAAATATTCCTGCTGCCGCTAGAAACAAGGTTGAATGTTTATTTCAAAAAATCGATCACATTCAGCCTGAGCCTGCAATCCTATTTATTGCTCCTGGTACTCGCGGTGCTAATGCCGCTGCATGTGAAAATACATGGCGCTGACTTCAAATCGTTTTTCATCTTATTGGTCGCACTCATCCTGATAAAATGGTTCAATATATTGATACGATGGAATGTACAGTATTTTATCGAGAAAAATGTAAGGTTGACTGACAGTATCCTTCGTTTCTGTATCAATGTGGTGCTTTTGTATTTTATCTTTTCAGGGGCCCAGCTGATTTTTGCTGCCGTTCCAGCTGCTGTCTTAATCTTGCTGTATTTCTACTATAAAAAACAGGCAGTGGATAAAGGTTTGAAGTGGGAGCAGTTGATCGAGGACGAAGAAAGACGGATGAACGCCTTTTACCGTGTTGCCAACATGTTTACGGATGTTCCGAAGCTGCGGGACCGCACGAAAAGGAGAAAATGGCTTGACTGGCTGGTTAATGTCATACCGTACAGACAGGACCTTGCCTTCAGCCATCTATACTTAAGAACCTTCGCAAGGTCCGGCGATTATTTTGGCTTGCTGGTCCGCCTTTCACTGATAGGGGGAGCCGCGCTTTATTTCCTTACATATGGGCCGGGGCAAATTTTACTCGCTTTGTTATTCATGTATTTGACAGGATTCCAGCTTTTGCCGTTATGGAACCATCACCAAAACAAATTATGGGTCGGGCTGTACCCAGTTCCTGAAAATGCAAGAAAGAAATCCTTCACAAGCTTGCTATTGGGAATCATGATCTTCCAGGCAGTTGTTTTTGCGGGGGCAGTCCTGATTAAAGGTGAATGGCTGTCAGCAGCAATTGTACTGGCTTCCGGAATCGCGTTTTCGCTGTTTTTTGTTTATTTTTACAGCCAGAGCAAACTGAAATCCTAATTAAAAATCCTTTTCGTAATCGCTTTAAGCTTTTATGAAAAGGATTTTTTTGAATCGTTTCTCTGTTTGATACGTATTAGTAACGACAAGGGGTGAATGCTTTGAATGAATATGAATTGAAAGCTTATGAAGAGGTAGTTGACTGGAAGCGGAAGCTGAATAAACGTGCTAGCC
This portion of the Mesobacillus sp. S13 genome encodes:
- a CDS encoding ABC transporter permease, which encodes MFNPQQLWKERFGTFAKETGSYLRYIFNGHLVIVVLFLLGTAAFYYQEWIKTLQPDFPAAWIIALILAFVLTYSPIQTFLTEADKIFLLPLETRLNVYFKKSITFSLSLQSYLLLLVLAVLMPLHVKIHGADFKSFFILLVALILIKWFNILIRWNVQYFIEKNVRLTDSILRFCINVVLLYFIFSGAQLIFAAVPAAVLILLYFYYKKQAVDKGLKWEQLIEDEERRMNAFYRVANMFTDVPKLRDRTKRRKWLDWLVNVIPYRQDLAFSHLYLRTFARSGDYFGLLVRLSLIGGAALYFLTYGPGQILLALLFMYLTGFQLLPLWNHHQNKLWVGLYPVPENARKKSFTSLLLGIMIFQAVVFAGAVLIKGEWLSAAIVLASGIAFSLFFVYFYSQSKLKS